From Petrotoga miotherma DSM 10691:
AATGAAAAGGAATTATTAATTCAAGCTCAAAAAATATTATCCTCCTCTAAAACGGAGTTTACAGATGATGACATAGAGGTATTACAAAAAGCTTTTAGCATTATTATAAAAGAAAGAAAGGGTAGTAATAGTGAAATACCTCTAGAAGGTTTAATCAAGTATTCTAATTCCATAGAAGAAAGTCCCAATATTATGTTACAAAACAGCCTCCATTCAAAAGGTTCACAAGAAGCCAATCAGATTGTCAACTCTGATATCCAAAAATTATTATCTAGAATAGAAGAAAGCTTAAAAAGAACAAAAAACAAAAATGAAATTAATACACTAGAGCAAGCTCAAAAAATATTATCCTCCTCTAAAACACAACTTACAGAAGAAGACAAAGAGGTACTACAAAAAGCATTTAACATTATCATGAAAGAAAATAAGGCTAGTAATAGTGAAATAACTGAGGAAAGTCCCTCCACTATGTTACAAAACAACCTCCATTCAAAAGGTTCAAAAGAAACCAATCAGATTGTTGATCCTGATATTCAAAAATTATTATCTACAATGGAAGAAAGCTCAAAAAACGTAGAAAACAAAAATGAAACAAATACATTAGAGCAAGCACAAAAAATACTCTCATCTTTTAAAACAGAATTTACACCTGACGAATTAAATATAATTAAAACTGCTATGGATATAATTAACACCAATAATTCAAAGACGGGAAACTCTTTATCAAGCATAATTGAAGAAACAAATCTCATAAACAATTCCTTGATTAAGGGAAACACCAATGAAATAAAGAATAATAAAAATGAGAATAATGATTCTATAAAATCAAAACAATTTGATTCAAAAGCGGATCTTTTAAATACAAAAAACAACTTCGGTAAGAATGTGTATTTAGACCCTTATGAAACCAGAGAAAGCAATATAAATAAAGATAAAAACTCTGAATTACAAAAAGATAATACAGTAAAACTTACACCATCCAGTAATTTAGGAGACGTCAGCAAGAATTTAGATATCGAACAATTAAAAACCAATCCAAGCACTAATGAAATAGATTTAAAATCCCTACAAATCAACAAAAATAATATACGAGACGGTATCCCTACAACTAATCTAAAAGATTTAAACGCTCAAATAAAGGAAGTAATTATTTCTAAAAACACTCAAACTTTTCTAAACGAAAGTTTCTCAGTCAAAATATCTCCTCCAGACTTAGGAAAAGTTGATATTCAAATCTTAAAAAACGGGCAAGCTGTAACTGTTAATATATCAACGGAAACAGAAAATGCAAAAAATATTATATCAAAAACATTACAGTCTTTAGTTGGAAATTTAAGGGATGAAGGATACCAACCCATCAATATAAAAGTGAATGTCACACAAGAAGAACATTATTTAGCCGATCAAAATCAACAACAGCAACAAGAGCAAGAGCAGAAAAAATACAATGAAGATAACCAGAATGACGATCAGCCAGAAGAAGGCACCTACTACACCTTTGATGATTATTTAAGGAGTGATTTGAATGCTTAACTCAGTATCGATGGATTCTATATATCAAAGTACATATGATGCAAAAAAGGACAGAGAAATCAAAAAAGAATTAGACAAAGAAGCTTTTTTAGAACTGCTGGTTACAGAATTACAAAACCAGGATCCGACTCAACCGATGGAGAACAAAGATCTTGTAGCTCAGCTTTCTCAACTATCTTCCACTGAACAAATAACCAATATGAGCCAGGCAATTCAAGAAATGGTTAACTCCCAAATGTCGCTCAATAAATTGCAAGCTGCAAGCTTGATAGGAAAAACCGTTGTGGTGAATGACAACACGATTGTCTTGCAAAGTGGGGTAGCAGAAGGATTAAACTATGGATTAGACAACAGCTCCCAAGTATATTTAGAGATTTATGATTCAAAGGGACAAGTAGTTTACACAGAAGATTTGGGTGTGCAGGAAGCAGGGTTACACTCATATGTTTGGAGCGGAAGAAACAACGATGGAACTATGATGCCTGATGGAGAATATCTCTATGGGATTTACACCGTAGAAAATGGCCAAATGGTTTCAAACTCTGGTGTAAAAAGTGGAACTGTCGAAGCGGTGAAGTTCTTAGACAACGAACTTTACCTACTTATCAACGGTGAAATGTATCCTTATTCGGTAGTAAATGAGATTAGCGCCTAAATTCTTATTATCAATACGATCTAGATAGGAGGAGTATAATATGCTCAGATCAATGTACTCTGGAATCACAGGTTTAAGGAACTTTCAGGATCAACTCGACATAGTTGCAAACAATATCGCTAACGTTAATACCGTAGGTTACAAAGGTTCAAGGGCGACATTTCAGACGACTCTTTTTCAAACATTAAGTGCCGGGAACGCACCACAAAACCAACTGGGTGGAACAAATCCTATGCAAATTGGGTTAGGTTCTCAATTAGCTTCTATAGACAAATTAATGACACAAGGTTCTCCTATGTCTACAGGTAAAGCCACCGATCTTATGATCCAAGGGGAAGGTTTTTTTATACTCTCAGATGGAACAGGTCAATACTACACACGTGCTGGCAACTTCACTAGAGATTACAACGGATTCTTTGTAGATCCTGCATCTGGTATGAAATTACAAGGTTGGACAGCAAAAATCGATCAAGAAGGAAATAGAGTCATTGACACCAACGATCCTATAGGAGATATCCAAGTATCTAGTGGACAAGTAATGGCGGCAAAACAAACCTCCTTTGTAAGACTTGCACATAATTTAAACGCAGGTGCGGGTATTCAGGACACAACAATTGTGGTTAAGAGTACCACAGGTGAAAATATACCTGTCAAATTCTCTTTCAAAAGGGATATGAGCGAAGAAAACAAAGATAAAAATGTTTATAATTGGACTGCAAGCGTAGTTGGTTCTGATTATAATTTTGCACTCTACGATAGTTCTGGTGACCCTCTTACTCCAACTACCCAAATTAGTGGAAAAGTAGAGCTTGACGATACAGGAAATGTAATTAGTTGGATTAATTACGATGAAGACGGAGATCCTTTAGCAGAAAATAAGATTTCTATATACGACATAAACGGTGAAATAGTGGATACTAACGGTGATCCTGTTACTGTAACTACATCTGGTACCCCTGCAACCCTTACAGGAAGCATTAGAGTTACAGATACGGCGGGGGAAACGGTTTATTATGATCCGCAAAATATTGATATTGAATTTGATGCTTCCGGAGATCCAACAATAAGTTTGAATATCGAAGGTACACTAGTAAGTTTTAACGGAGCTCCGACTGGAAATACAGTTGCTGAATTCAACGAATTACTGTCAGACGGAATTACGCAGGGAAATTATACCCTCACAGGGTTACGTTTAACCAGTTCTGATACTGATATTATCAATGCTTCTCAGTCTTTTGCAGACTTACAATCTGTCAGAGAGATGATTCAACCACCTTCAGGAGGAGAGATTAGATTCACCGATCTCAACAACCCCACCAACTTTTCAGAAGCCAACTATATCAGTCCATCTGTAACCACATCGACAGTAGTATACGATTCTCTAGGTAACCCTTATAATGTCTATTTAAAATTTACAAAAATAGATGCTAACACTTGGTATTGGAAGGCAGAGTTAGAAGATGGCACCCCTTTGTATAAAAGTACCGCTGATGGTCAATTACTCGATGATTCCGCCGAAGGAGTAATAGCCTTCGACGCAAACGGCAACATAGCCGCAACTCAATGGAAAATCAACGATGACGGTACCATAGATCAAACTATCGGAGATGGTGACGATGGAGCAACGGGTTTCTGGTTCGACCCAGCTGAGCTGGGAGCTGCTTTAGATCCAAGCGTGGACCCTCAATCAGCAGCTGGTGCAGGCCCTGTTAACGTTTCGATTAATTTTCAAGAACTTTCTCAATTTTTTGCAGAAAATTCCATAGCGGTTACCGAACAAGATGGAAACGCTCAAGGAACCTTAGAATCTTTTGCTATAAACACCAATGGACAGATTATAGGATCTTTCACAAACGGTTTAACCGCCCCCTTGGGGCAAGTAGCTTTAGCCACTTTTAACAATCCTGAAGGTTTATCAGCTACGGGTAACTCTATGTACGCTTTGAGCTCAAACAGTGGACTTCCACAAATAGGTGTCTCTGGTGTTGGAGGAAGGGGAAGTATTAATCCAGGGGCTTTAGAAATGTCGAATGTGGATTTAGCGGAAGAATTCACCAACATGATCATAGCTCAAAGAGGATTCCAAGCAAATTCAAGAAGTATAACTACCGCAGATGCGATCCTTAACGAACTTGTAAACATCAAGAGATAATTATGCTCTTTATGGGGGTGGGCTGCGGGGTAAAGGGGCGCTAAAACGGGTTTTAGAGTTTCTAAAGTGAACAATCTTTGGAGGTTAAGATGATTAAACTCACAAAATTGAACGATGAAGAATTTTATATAAACCCTTATCAAATTGAAAAGATAGAGTGTCATCCTGATACGACCATAACGATGATGAACGGTCATGTTTACGTCGTTAAAGAAAGTATTGAAGAAGTTAAGAAAAAAGTGGTAGAATTAAATAAGGAAATTTTTGGCAAATAAAGTATGTATTATTTTTGAGCAAACTTTTTATAATTGGAATAGTGCAAAACAAGAGGTGGGATAGTTGTGGATATATCGACAATAATCGGTTTATCTTTAGCGATAGTTGCACTAGTAGTAGGTGCAGGGAGTGAATTTACAACTTTACTAGATATACCTTCTTTTTTTATAACTGTGTTGGGATCTATTGGTGCAACATTCATCGCCCATCCAAGTTCAAGGTCTTTTAAAATGTTTAACATTATCATTGAAGCCCTCAAAAATCCTAAGATAGACAACCTTGAAACATTGAGGACCTTATACTCGTTTTCTGAAAAAGCAAGACGGGATGGTATGATATCTTTAGAAGAAGATTTACCCAGTGTTCAAAGTGAATTTTTAAGAGATGGTTTGAGAGCCGCCGTTGATGGTACGGATCCAGAAGAGATAAAAAAGATATTAGAAGTGAAAATGGACATGTACCAAGAAACTGAAGAAGATAAGATCTCAGTTTTGGACACTTGGGGAGCTATGGCTCCAGCCTTTGGTATGATAGGAACTTTGATAGGATTGGTTTTGTTGTTAGATACTCTTAGTGATCCAACAACTATTGGACCGAGAATGTCTCTCGCCCTT
This genomic window contains:
- a CDS encoding flagellar hook assembly protein FlgD, giving the protein MLNSVSMDSIYQSTYDAKKDREIKKELDKEAFLELLVTELQNQDPTQPMENKDLVAQLSQLSSTEQITNMSQAIQEMVNSQMSLNKLQAASLIGKTVVVNDNTIVLQSGVAEGLNYGLDNSSQVYLEIYDSKGQVVYTEDLGVQEAGLHSYVWSGRNNDGTMMPDGEYLYGIYTVENGQMVSNSGVKSGTVEAVKFLDNELYLLINGEMYPYSVVNEISA
- a CDS encoding motility protein A, whose amino-acid sequence is MDISTIIGLSLAIVALVVGAGSEFTTLLDIPSFFITVLGSIGATFIAHPSSRSFKMFNIIIEALKNPKIDNLETLRTLYSFSEKARRDGMISLEEDLPSVQSEFLRDGLRAAVDGTDPEEIKKILEVKMDMYQETEEDKISVLDTWGAMAPAFGMIGTLIGLVLLLDTLSDPTTIGPRMSLALITTLYGALIANTIALPPAEKLKKRVDKNINQMRMMLEGILSIVQGENPHLMEEKLKAFLSEEERRAYEAEKGEAVL
- a CDS encoding flagellar hook protein FlgE, which translates into the protein MLRSMYSGITGLRNFQDQLDIVANNIANVNTVGYKGSRATFQTTLFQTLSAGNAPQNQLGGTNPMQIGLGSQLASIDKLMTQGSPMSTGKATDLMIQGEGFFILSDGTGQYYTRAGNFTRDYNGFFVDPASGMKLQGWTAKIDQEGNRVIDTNDPIGDIQVSSGQVMAAKQTSFVRLAHNLNAGAGIQDTTIVVKSTTGENIPVKFSFKRDMSEENKDKNVYNWTASVVGSDYNFALYDSSGDPLTPTTQISGKVELDDTGNVISWINYDEDGDPLAENKISIYDINGEIVDTNGDPVTVTTSGTPATLTGSIRVTDTAGETVYYDPQNIDIEFDASGDPTISLNIEGTLVSFNGAPTGNTVAEFNELLSDGITQGNYTLTGLRLTSSDTDIINASQSFADLQSVREMIQPPSGGEIRFTDLNNPTNFSEANYISPSVTTSTVVYDSLGNPYNVYLKFTKIDANTWYWKAELEDGTPLYKSTADGQLLDDSAEGVIAFDANGNIAATQWKINDDGTIDQTIGDGDDGATGFWFDPAELGAALDPSVDPQSAAGAGPVNVSINFQELSQFFAENSIAVTEQDGNAQGTLESFAINTNGQIIGSFTNGLTAPLGQVALATFNNPEGLSATGNSMYALSSNSGLPQIGVSGVGGRGSINPGALEMSNVDLAEEFTNMIIAQRGFQANSRSITTADAILNELVNIKR
- a CDS encoding flagellar hook-length control protein FliK, which translates into the protein MNIALTDLITNLPKSKNINHFTANASNAKIESFDQKLQDIFSNIEEESLGFKNSPMPEKEVINNDKNNDSIKLLIKTDEKTNNKSSITLNTIDSKDLIISNTKKNKKIQLNVDQLLLLIETFTKNTKDINEKELLIQAQKILSSSKTEFTDDDIEVLQKAFSIIIKERKGSNSEIPLEGLIKYSNSIEESPNIMLQNSLHSKGSQEANQIVNSDIQKLLSRIEESLKRTKNKNEINTLEQAQKILSSSKTQLTEEDKEVLQKAFNIIMKENKASNSEITEESPSTMLQNNLHSKGSKETNQIVDPDIQKLLSTMEESSKNVENKNETNTLEQAQKILSSFKTEFTPDELNIIKTAMDIINTNNSKTGNSLSSIIEETNLINNSLIKGNTNEIKNNKNENNDSIKSKQFDSKADLLNTKNNFGKNVYLDPYETRESNINKDKNSELQKDNTVKLTPSSNLGDVSKNLDIEQLKTNPSTNEIDLKSLQINKNNIRDGIPTTNLKDLNAQIKEVIISKNTQTFLNESFSVKISPPDLGKVDIQILKNGQAVTVNISTETENAKNIISKTLQSLVGNLRDEGYQPINIKVNVTQEEHYLADQNQQQQQEQEQKKYNEDNQNDDQPEEGTYYTFDDYLRSDLNA
- a CDS encoding flagellar FlbD family protein codes for the protein MIKLTKLNDEEFYINPYQIEKIECHPDTTITMMNGHVYVVKESIEEVKKKVVELNKEIFGK